The Vulpes vulpes isolate BD-2025 chromosome 10, VulVul3, whole genome shotgun sequence genome has a window encoding:
- the LOC140594228 gene encoding LOW QUALITY PROTEIN: eukaryotic initiation factor 4A-I-like (The sequence of the model RefSeq protein was modified relative to this genomic sequence to represent the inferred CDS: deleted 2 bases in 1 codon): MSASQDSRSRDNGPDGMEPEGVIETSNWNEIVDSFDDMNLSESLLRGIYAYGFEKPSAIQQRAILPCIKGYDVIAQAQSGTGKTTTFAISILQQIELDLKATQALVLAPTRELAQQIQKVVMALGDYMGASCHACIGGTNVCAEVQKLQMEAPHIIVGTPGHVFDMLNRRYLSPKYIKMFVLDEADEMLSRGFQDQIYDIFQKLNSNTQVVLLSATMPSDMLEVTKKFMRDPIQILVKKEELTLEGIRQFYINVEREEWKLDTLCDLYETLTITQAVIFINTRRKVDWLTKKMHARDFTVSAMHRDMDQKERDVIMRDFCSGSSRALITTDLLARGIDVQQVSLVINYDLPTNRENYIHRIGRGGRFGRKGVAINKVTEEDKRTLRDIETFYNTSIEEMPLNVADLI; the protein is encoded by the exons CTCGATCCAGAGACAATGGCCCTGATGGGATGGAGCCCGAAGGCGTCATCGAG ACGAGTAACTGGAATGAGATTGTTGACAGCTTTGATGACATGAACCTCTCCGAGTCCCTTCTCCGTGGCATCTATGCTTATGGTTTCGAGAAGCCTTCTGCCATCCAGCAGCGAGCCATTCTTCCTTGTATCAAGGGTTATGATGTGATCGCTCAAGCCCAATCTGGGACTGGGAAAACAACCACTTTTGCCATATCGATTCTGCAACAAATTGAATTGGATCTAAAGGCTACACAGGCCTTGGTCCTGGCACCCACTAGGGAGTTGGCTCAGCAGATACAGAAGGTAGTCATGGCATTAGGAGATTACATGGGTGCTTCCTGCCATGCCTGCATTGGGGGGACCAACGTATGTGCTGAGGTGCAGAAGCTTCAGATGGAGGCTCCTCATATCATCGTGGGCACCCCGGGTCATGTGTTTGACATGCTGAACCGGAGATACCTATCTCCCAAATACATCAAGATGTTTGTACTGGACGAAGCTGATGAGATGTTAAGCCGTGGATTCCAGGACCAGATCTATGATATATTCCAAAAGCTCAACAGCAACACCCAGGTGGTTTTGCTGTCTGCCACGATGCCTTCTGACATGCTTGAGGTGACCAAGAAGTTCATGAGGGACCCCATTCAGATTCTGGTCAAGAAAGAAGAGTTGACCCTCGAGGGCATCCGCCAGTTCTACATCAACGTGGAGCGAGAGGAGTGGAAGCTGGACACGCTGTGTGACTTGTACGAGACTCTAACCATCACACAGGCGGTCATTTTCATCAACACCCGAAGGAAGGTGGATTGGCTCACCAAGAAGATGCATGCCCGAGACTTCACCGTGTCTGCCATGCACAGAGACATGGACCAGAAGGAGCGAGATGTTATCATGAGGGATTTCTGCTCGGGCTCTAGCAGAGCACTGATTACCACTGACTTGCTGGCCAGAGGCATCGACGTGCAGCAGGTGTCTCTAGTCATCAACTATGACCTTCCTACCAACAGGGAAAACTATATCCACAGAATCGGCCGTGGTGGACGATTTGGCCGGAAGGGTGTGGCTATTAACAAG GTGACAGAAGAAGACAAGAGGACTCTTCGAGACATCGAGACTTTCTACAACACCTCCATTGAGGAAATGCCTCTCAATGTTGCTGACCTCATCTGA